A single genomic interval of Sphingopyxis sp. CCNWLW2 harbors:
- a CDS encoding glycosyltransferase family 4 protein, which produces MKCDPEVLSLSDVSGDDLLREISAKLPPQARKRIALIGCFRPRQCGIATFTADVYDHLMATGAGLAVDVYAMRSSHVQVSDAAITCSIDDDSSASYRAAAAAINRSAAAAVWLQHEFGIFGGPAGDLVLELVDRIAAPLIVTLHTVLAEPSDAQRRVIGRLVARASRLVVMSEFGRRTLIDIYGAEPASVVLIEHGTPDRPFTASPPLRAALGLAERPVLSTFGLLGPGKGLETAIRALPVIAAQYPGILYRIVGATHPNLLASEGEAYRESLKTLAESLGVKDNIAWENRFLETEELLDQIELCDIYLAPYPNLAQITSGTLAYAVALGRAVVSTPFVHARELLADDVGILVPQGDSDAIAEAVLLLLSVPEERRALQHRAYRRGRRTAWPEIARQYTALLGQLTPAAAIKEERAPPSLGAIRAMSDGVGIFQHGFGIVPDRAHGYCIDDNARALMLLNSLGSKAFAKNEALALRYASFVQHAWNPANGRFRNFMGYDRQWLEAEGSEDSNGRALWVLGHCAGRAPLSGLADWGLEWFGRTAAMAGDFRSPRAIAFAMLGADELLQRHPAHADARALIERGGAFLHTLWKSSRRPGWDWFEAGLAYDNARLAEALMRAGLRLRSLPLEEAGLAALDWLCDRQTGAGGWFRQAGSEGFGLAGETLPFDQQPLEAWATIAACGEAFASTGLPRWSARADMAWRWFHGDNDRSLALANAATGRCCDGLTPRGVNTNVGAESVLAFHLAYHAMDDLFWQAGINEKAGLIDADLQTRPVAAAHTQ; this is translated from the coding sequence ATGAAATGTGATCCGGAAGTCCTTTCTCTTTCAGACGTTTCAGGCGACGATCTCCTCCGCGAAATCTCCGCAAAATTGCCGCCGCAGGCGCGAAAGCGGATCGCGCTGATCGGTTGTTTCCGACCGCGCCAGTGCGGGATCGCGACCTTCACCGCCGATGTCTACGATCATCTCATGGCGACGGGCGCGGGCCTCGCGGTCGATGTCTACGCGATGCGTTCCTCGCATGTGCAAGTCAGCGACGCCGCGATCACCTGCTCGATCGACGACGACAGTTCCGCCTCCTATCGAGCCGCTGCAGCGGCGATCAACCGCAGCGCCGCGGCGGCGGTCTGGCTCCAGCATGAATTCGGCATCTTTGGGGGACCCGCGGGCGACTTGGTTCTCGAACTGGTCGATCGCATCGCAGCGCCGTTGATTGTCACGCTGCACACCGTGCTCGCCGAACCGAGCGACGCGCAGCGGCGCGTGATCGGGCGGCTCGTCGCGCGCGCGTCGCGGCTGGTGGTGATGAGCGAATTCGGGCGCCGGACGCTGATTGACATCTATGGCGCCGAACCCGCTTCGGTCGTCCTGATCGAACATGGGACGCCCGACCGGCCCTTCACCGCGTCGCCGCCGCTGCGTGCGGCGCTCGGGCTCGCGGAGCGGCCCGTCCTTTCGACGTTCGGGCTCCTCGGTCCCGGCAAGGGGCTCGAAACCGCGATCCGCGCCTTGCCGGTCATTGCCGCGCAATATCCCGGCATCCTCTATCGCATCGTCGGCGCGACCCATCCCAACCTCCTCGCGTCCGAAGGCGAGGCGTACCGCGAGAGCCTCAAGACGCTCGCCGAAAGCCTAGGAGTGAAGGATAATATCGCCTGGGAGAACCGTTTCCTCGAGACGGAGGAACTGCTCGACCAGATCGAGCTGTGCGATATCTATCTCGCGCCCTATCCCAATCTCGCCCAGATTACGTCGGGCACGCTCGCCTATGCCGTCGCGCTCGGACGCGCGGTCGTCTCGACACCCTTCGTTCACGCCCGCGAGCTTTTGGCGGACGATGTCGGCATATTGGTGCCGCAGGGTGACAGCGACGCGATCGCAGAGGCGGTGCTCCTCCTTCTCTCGGTCCCGGAGGAGCGCCGCGCCCTCCAGCACCGGGCCTATAGGCGCGGACGGCGCACCGCCTGGCCCGAAATCGCCCGGCAATATACCGCGCTGCTCGGCCAGCTTACCCCGGCGGCGGCCATCAAGGAGGAGCGCGCACCGCCGTCGCTCGGCGCGATCCGCGCGATGAGCGACGGGGTGGGGATCTTCCAGCATGGCTTCGGTATCGTCCCCGATCGCGCCCACGGCTATTGCATCGATGACAATGCGCGCGCGCTGATGCTCCTCAACAGCCTCGGGTCCAAAGCCTTCGCCAAAAACGAAGCGCTCGCCTTGCGCTATGCGAGCTTTGTCCAGCATGCGTGGAATCCCGCGAACGGCCGCTTCCGCAACTTCATGGGCTATGACCGCCAATGGCTCGAGGCGGAGGGGTCGGAGGACAGCAACGGGCGGGCGCTCTGGGTGCTTGGCCATTGTGCCGGCCGTGCGCCGCTTTCGGGGCTCGCCGACTGGGGGCTCGAATGGTTCGGGCGCACCGCCGCGATGGCTGGGGATTTCCGGAGCCCGCGCGCGATCGCGTTCGCGATGCTCGGCGCCGACGAATTGCTTCAGCGTCACCCTGCGCATGCCGATGCGCGCGCGCTGATCGAGCGCGGCGGCGCGTTTCTCCACACGCTCTGGAAATCTTCGCGCCGCCCCGGGTGGGACTGGTTCGAAGCCGGGCTTGCCTATGACAATGCCCGGCTCGCCGAGGCGCTGATGCGCGCTGGTCTCCGGCTGCGCTCGCTCCCCCTCGAAGAGGCGGGGCTTGCGGCGCTCGACTGGCTTTGCGACCGCCAGACGGGCGCGGGCGGATGGTTCCGCCAGGCGGGGTCCGAGGGTTTCGGTCTCGCCGGCGAAACCTTGCCCTTCGACCAGCAGCCGCTGGAGGCGTGGGCGACGATTGCCGCTTGCGGCGAGGCTTTCGCCTCGACCGGTCTGCCGCGCTGGAGCGCGCGCGCCGATATGGCCTGGCGCTGGTTCCACGGCGACAACGACCGGTCGCTCGCGCTCGCGAACGCCGCGACCGGGCGCTGCTGCGACGGACTGACCCCGCGGGGCGTCAATACGAATGTCGGCGCCGAGTCGGTGCTGGCATTTCACCTTGCCTATCACGCGATGGACGACCTATTCTGGCAGGCGGGGATCAACGAAAAGGCGGGCCTTATCGATGCTGATCTGCAGACCCGACCAGTCGCCGCTGCACATACTCAATGA
- a CDS encoding glycoside hydrolase family 130 protein, protein MLICRPDQSPLHILNEKLSADPARVVLRPFHLAWASNVSEPPRAAQLVADVVALDEDQAELELGLIWKDFSERHWQIGKIFDERFAEIAEDLALAVSSVSPVKRRLIGAYFCHEYSYAAAALMNPSVVPHPDQTGLAAHQQRFLMSMRAVGEGHISSVAFREGIIGPGGDFHLWPQSGPAMAAVADDRHHIGPDDAVTVHRQPDSAISNSVLFPVTEAQRNGLEDLRLVRFVHDDGSTEYIGTYTAYSGQAIRSELLRTRDFTSFSLAPLTGRAARHKGMALFPRKIDGRYLMIGRQDGKNITLLASDTLTCWDEEGAILMRPEFPWEFIQMGNCGSPIECDAGWLLLTHGVGAMRKYSLGAALLDRDDPSRVLGRTSCPILAAAESDREGYVPNVVYTCGAMRVGDELFIPFGISDSAIGFAIASIDDLLRHLA, encoded by the coding sequence ATGCTGATCTGCAGACCCGACCAGTCGCCGCTGCACATACTCAATGAAAAGCTCAGCGCCGATCCCGCGCGGGTCGTCTTGCGACCCTTCCACCTCGCTTGGGCGTCGAATGTTTCCGAACCGCCGCGCGCCGCGCAACTCGTCGCCGACGTCGTCGCGCTCGACGAGGATCAGGCGGAGCTCGAGCTTGGGCTGATCTGGAAGGATTTTTCCGAGCGGCACTGGCAGATCGGCAAAATTTTCGACGAACGCTTCGCCGAGATCGCCGAGGATCTGGCGCTTGCCGTGAGCAGCGTCTCGCCGGTCAAGCGGCGCCTGATCGGTGCCTATTTCTGCCACGAATATAGTTATGCTGCGGCGGCGCTGATGAACCCGAGCGTCGTGCCGCATCCCGACCAGACGGGGCTCGCCGCGCACCAGCAGCGCTTCCTGATGTCGATGCGCGCGGTGGGCGAGGGGCATATCAGCTCGGTGGCCTTTCGAGAGGGCATCATCGGCCCCGGCGGCGATTTCCATCTCTGGCCGCAATCGGGGCCGGCGATGGCGGCGGTTGCCGACGACCGCCATCATATCGGTCCCGACGATGCCGTGACCGTGCACCGCCAGCCCGACAGCGCGATCTCGAACAGCGTCCTTTTTCCCGTGACCGAGGCGCAGCGTAACGGGCTCGAGGACCTTCGCCTCGTGCGCTTCGTTCACGACGATGGCAGCACCGAATATATCGGAACCTACACCGCCTATTCGGGGCAGGCGATCCGCTCCGAACTGCTGCGCACCCGCGACTTCACAAGCTTCAGCCTCGCGCCGCTCACCGGACGGGCCGCGCGGCACAAGGGCATGGCGCTGTTCCCGCGCAAGATCGACGGACGCTATCTGATGATCGGGCGGCAGGACGGCAAGAATATCACCCTGCTCGCGTCCGACACGCTGACGTGCTGGGACGAGGAAGGGGCGATCCTGATGCGCCCCGAATTTCCCTGGGAATTCATCCAGATGGGAAATTGCGGAAGCCCGATCGAGTGCGATGCGGGTTGGCTTCTCCTCACCCATGGCGTCGGGGCGATGCGCAAATACAGCCTGGGGGCGGCGCTCCTCGATCGCGACGACCCATCGCGCGTCCTCGGGCGCACGTCCTGCCCGATCCTCGCCGCCGCCGAGAGTGATCGCGAAGGCTATGTGCCCAATGTCGTCTATACCTGCGGCGCGATGCGCGTCGGCGACGAGCTTTTCATTCCGTTCGGCATATCGGACAGCGCGATCGGTTTCGCGATCGCCTCGATCGACGACCTACTTCGCCACCTCGCCTGA
- a CDS encoding glycosidase, which produces MDFAIDHLIFGPDDVDLGRSPLTGAFDAETYVLGAFNPGLTRLENGNLLMMVRVAEALRDPIADGHVRAIRWTEGGYRLDAWPLDLCDTADPRKFMVRGGAWRVMALTSLSWLLPVELSPDGLDRVAIHYDKAVAPQGSFQCYGVEDARISRVDDRWLMTTCSVSPERHSTTLYSSTNGIDWRFGDIVLDHQNKDMLIFEGRIDGRYWAQTRPLGDLYFAYPPGSEWRAGPSINLATSPDALHWKPHLAPGIRPHADTLATARIGGGTPPILTDDGWLTLWHGVEPKEIVGIYRTYWSLLDRRDPSKILRTGDQPLIEANADLTRPLEDQLYVRDVVFTTGIADGGDHYVVASGEADLACRITHIPKSVFAA; this is translated from the coding sequence ATGGACTTCGCGATAGACCACCTCATCTTCGGCCCCGACGACGTCGATCTCGGACGCTCGCCGCTCACGGGCGCGTTCGATGCCGAGACCTATGTGCTCGGCGCCTTTAATCCCGGCCTCACCCGGCTCGAAAACGGCAATCTGCTGATGATGGTGCGCGTCGCCGAAGCATTGCGCGATCCGATCGCCGATGGCCATGTGCGCGCGATCCGCTGGACCGAGGGCGGCTATCGGCTCGACGCCTGGCCGCTCGATCTTTGCGATACCGCCGACCCGCGCAAATTCATGGTACGCGGCGGCGCGTGGCGCGTGATGGCGCTGACCTCGCTCTCCTGGCTCCTTCCGGTCGAGCTGTCGCCCGACGGGCTCGATCGCGTCGCGATCCATTATGACAAGGCGGTGGCACCGCAAGGCAGCTTCCAATGCTATGGCGTCGAGGATGCCCGAATTTCGCGGGTCGACGACCGCTGGCTGATGACGACCTGCTCGGTAAGCCCCGAACGGCATTCGACAACGCTCTACAGCTCGACGAACGGGATCGACTGGCGCTTCGGGGACATCGTCCTCGACCACCAGAACAAGGACATGCTCATCTTCGAAGGCCGCATCGACGGGCGCTACTGGGCACAGACGCGCCCGCTGGGCGACCTCTATTTCGCCTATCCGCCGGGCTCGGAGTGGCGCGCGGGACCGTCGATCAATCTCGCGACTTCGCCCGACGCCCTGCACTGGAAACCGCATCTCGCGCCGGGCATCCGCCCGCATGCCGATACGCTCGCGACCGCGCGGATCGGCGGCGGCACCCCGCCGATCCTCACCGACGATGGCTGGCTGACGCTCTGGCACGGAGTCGAACCCAAGGAAATCGTCGGTATCTACCGCACCTATTGGTCGCTGCTCGACCGGCGCGATCCGTCCAAGATCCTGCGAACCGGCGACCAGCCGTTGATCGAAGCTAATGCCGACCTCACGCGCCCGCTGGAGGACCAGCTCTACGTCCGCGACGTCGTGTTCACGACGGGGATCGCCGACGGAGGCGACCATTATGTCGTCGCGTCGGGTGAAGCCGACCTCGCCTGCCGCATCACCCATATCCCGAAGTCGGTTTTCGCCGCCTGA
- a CDS encoding cytochrome b produces MASVPEATPQERLLRYNNGAVLLHWLMALIIVAQVVVGFTFSGMDRGPARGDLFIVHKTLGATILLLAFVRLAWRLAYPPPPFPIELPRWERLASVWTHRAFYVLLLALPLTGLMAVSGGASAEGKSVTPLLGGIPLPLVPGISEEAGERLGGVHELLVFVTLALLVLHVAAALKHQIARHRAAGRMPPFQAAGEHPVASP; encoded by the coding sequence ATGGCGAGCGTCCCCGAAGCCACGCCGCAGGAACGGCTGTTGCGCTATAATAATGGCGCGGTTCTCCTGCATTGGCTGATGGCGCTGATCATTGTGGCGCAGGTGGTCGTCGGTTTCACCTTTTCCGGCATGGACCGCGGTCCGGCGCGCGGCGACCTCTTCATCGTGCACAAGACGCTCGGGGCAACAATCCTCTTGCTTGCGTTTGTCCGCCTTGCCTGGCGCCTTGCGTATCCGCCGCCGCCCTTTCCGATCGAACTGCCGCGCTGGGAACGTCTGGCGAGCGTCTGGACGCATCGGGCCTTTTACGTCCTTCTGCTTGCCCTGCCGCTTACCGGCCTGATGGCCGTGTCGGGCGGTGCGAGCGCGGAGGGCAAATCGGTCACGCCGCTGCTTGGCGGCATTCCGCTCCCGCTGGTCCCCGGAATTTCCGAAGAAGCCGGCGAACGGCTCGGCGGCGTTCACGAACTATTGGTGTTCGTTACGCTCGCGCTCCTCGTCCTGCATGTCGCTGCCGCGCTCAAGCACCAGATCGCGCGGCATCGTGCGGCGGGCCGGATGCCGCCTTTTCAAGCGGCCGGCGAACACCCCGTCGCTTCGCCCTGA
- a CDS encoding response regulator transcription factor, translating to MHQNALNVEPHLTFREHQILELVAVGCSAKQIAIEINIAPRTVERHIENVRLKLNARNRAHLITQAMHLGLLVIETPSPDEPTLFELK from the coding sequence GTGCATCAAAACGCTTTGAACGTCGAACCGCATTTGACCTTTCGCGAGCATCAGATACTCGAACTGGTCGCCGTCGGCTGCTCGGCCAAGCAGATCGCGATCGAGATCAACATCGCTCCACGAACCGTCGAACGGCACATCGAAAATGTGCGACTGAAACTCAATGCGCGCAACCGCGCGCATCTGATAACCCAGGCCATGCACCTGGGCCTGCTGGTCATCGAAACGCCGTCGCCCGACGAACCGACGCTCTTCGAACTCAAATGA
- a CDS encoding helix-turn-helix domain-containing protein, which yields MQGLSAEFQRESIPQDTILKFRKGEIIFSQGDPGDCWFEVISGTVRTCHFHVDGHRQLTGFFYQGDVFGVGYGARDAAAEAVTNTILTRRPALGGDPDSLGQNRALERALDSANQCIFLLGRRNANERVAAFLLIAAKRLSALGSIPLPMTRGDIADHLGLTIHTVSRTISGFVRQGLIELEGPQLCRLVDLDGLRAIAGEEMGVAIDKLRAMQPRRSFTGQGAGA from the coding sequence GTGCAAGGTCTGTCGGCAGAGTTTCAACGCGAGTCCATTCCGCAGGACACCATCCTAAAATTCCGGAAAGGCGAGATTATTTTCTCGCAGGGTGATCCCGGCGATTGCTGGTTCGAAGTCATCTCGGGCACGGTCAGAACCTGTCATTTCCATGTCGACGGGCACCGCCAGCTGACGGGGTTTTTCTATCAGGGCGATGTGTTCGGCGTCGGATATGGCGCGCGCGACGCGGCGGCCGAAGCGGTCACCAACACGATCCTGACCCGCCGCCCGGCGCTGGGTGGCGACCCCGATTCGCTCGGGCAGAACCGCGCGCTCGAACGCGCGCTGGACAGCGCGAACCAATGCATATTCCTGCTCGGCCGCCGCAATGCCAATGAACGCGTCGCGGCGTTCCTGTTGATCGCGGCGAAGCGGCTGTCGGCGCTCGGCAGCATTCCCCTGCCGATGACGCGCGGCGATATTGCCGATCATCTGGGCCTGACGATCCATACGGTCAGCCGGACGATCTCGGGCTTTGTCCGCCAGGGTCTGATCGAGCTGGAGGGGCCGCAACTGTGCCGGCTCGTCGACCTCGACGGACTGCGCGCCATTGCCGGCGAAGAAATGGGCGTCGCGATCGACAAGTTGCGCGCGATGCAGCCGCGGCGAAGCTTCACCGGGCAGGGGGCCGGCGCATGA
- a CDS encoding C39 family peptidase: protein MRPMRALIAGMLCALAAAPAAAEVRLTGPETGGNYQLQVMTWWDIPFRSVVRQRYDFSCGSAAIATLLTYHYGAPTSEAMPFRAMWKTGDREAIRKVGFSMLDMKNYLASRGFRAEGFRITAEQLKQVKRPTIVLMDLKGFKHFVVVKGVRGDRVLTGDSVLGLNEYSLSDFEKHWNGIALAIVEGGQKRPSFNLAGDWGPWSQAPLEDEGALRVSISDLTTNLPPQYQLTPQILLDVRVGTVK, encoded by the coding sequence ATGCGGCCCATGCGCGCCTTGATCGCGGGCATGCTATGCGCCCTTGCTGCGGCGCCCGCCGCCGCCGAGGTCCGGCTGACCGGACCCGAAACGGGCGGCAATTACCAACTTCAGGTGATGACCTGGTGGGATATTCCTTTCCGCTCGGTCGTTCGCCAGCGCTATGATTTCAGCTGCGGTTCCGCCGCGATCGCGACCTTGCTCACCTATCATTATGGCGCGCCGACATCGGAGGCGATGCCTTTCCGCGCGATGTGGAAAACGGGCGACCGCGAGGCGATCCGCAAGGTCGGCTTCTCGATGCTCGACATGAAAAACTATCTCGCCTCGCGCGGCTTTCGCGCCGAAGGCTTCCGGATCACCGCCGAGCAATTGAAGCAGGTGAAGCGCCCGACGATCGTCCTGATGGACCTCAAGGGCTTCAAGCATTTCGTGGTCGTCAAAGGCGTCCGCGGCGACCGCGTGCTCACCGGCGATTCGGTCCTCGGCCTCAACGAATATTCGCTCAGCGATTTCGAGAAGCATTGGAACGGCATCGCGCTGGCGATCGTCGAGGGCGGACAAAAGCGCCCGTCCTTCAACCTTGCCGGCGACTGGGGTCCCTGGTCGCAGGCGCCGCTCGAAGATGAGGGCGCGCTTCGCGTTTCGATCAGCGATCTGACGACCAACCTTCCCCCGCAATATCAGCTGACGCCGCAAATCCTGCTCGATGTACGCGTCGGCACCGTGAAATGA
- a CDS encoding FAS1-like dehydratase domain-containing protein, protein MDDYSAWVGRSEIREDVAAAAPLAGLAALLDHDVSPWLPGTVPPLAHWLYFLPTARQSVIGEDGHPRRDGTGLLPPVPLPRRMWAGSRIEFVAPIAVGAALTRITTIDAIKPKRGASGDLLFVTLRHDIAADGVAAIREEQDIVFRAPATTAPAPTPATAIEPQPADAVRSLSPDPVLLFRYSALTFNAHRIHYDRDYAQRVEGYAGLVVHGPLIATLLMDHFLRTVPGALPRRFSFRAEAPLIDGAPFDLCLARDGNATRLWARDAAGRTTMRADVA, encoded by the coding sequence ATGGACGATTATTCCGCCTGGGTCGGCCGCAGCGAAATACGCGAGGATGTCGCGGCCGCGGCACCGCTCGCGGGCCTCGCCGCGCTGCTCGACCATGACGTCTCGCCTTGGTTGCCTGGCACCGTGCCGCCGCTCGCCCATTGGCTCTATTTTCTGCCCACCGCGCGCCAGTCGGTGATCGGCGAGGATGGTCACCCGCGCCGCGACGGCACAGGCTTGCTCCCACCCGTCCCGCTCCCGCGCCGCATGTGGGCGGGCAGCCGCATCGAGTTCGTCGCGCCAATCGCGGTCGGCGCCGCGCTGACCCGCATCACCACGATCGATGCGATCAAGCCCAAGCGCGGCGCGAGCGGCGACCTGCTCTTCGTGACGCTGCGCCACGACATTGCGGCGGACGGCGTCGCCGCGATCCGCGAGGAGCAGGACATCGTCTTTCGCGCGCCCGCCACAACCGCGCCCGCGCCCACGCCAGCGACAGCAATCGAACCCCAGCCCGCCGACGCGGTGCGCAGCCTGTCGCCCGATCCGGTGCTGCTGTTCCGCTACTCGGCGCTCACCTTCAACGCCCACCGCATCCACTACGACCGCGACTATGCACAGCGTGTCGAGGGCTATGCGGGGCTCGTCGTCCACGGCCCGCTTATCGCGACCTTGCTGATGGATCACTTCTTGCGCACCGTGCCCGGCGCTCTCCCCCGCCGCTTCAGCTTCCGCGCCGAGGCCCCGCTGATCGACGGCGCCCCCTTCGACCTCTGCCTCGCCCGCGATGGCAATGCGACGCGATTGTGGGCACGCGACGCGGCGGGACGAACGACGATGCGCGCCGACGTCGCATAG
- a CDS encoding acyl-CoA dehydrogenase family protein: MSEAQPPSYPEIREAVRRLCADFPGEYWQRLDRDRIYPTEFVRTLTEAGFLSVLIPEQYGGSGLGLGAATAVLEEIHRSGCNGGACHAQMYTMGTLLKHGSEAQKQAYLPAIASGELRLQAFGVTEPTAGTDTTRIRTFARKVGDNYIVNGQKIWISRAEHSDLMILLCRTTPREECAKPSDGMSVLLVDMRKAQGNGLTIRPVRTMLNHATTELFFDDLEVPAANLIGEEGKGFRYILSGMNAERILIASECIGDGRFFIDRATVYAKDRQVFGRAIGTNQGIQFPIARAYVQIAAAAEMVDKAARLFDAGQDGGTEANMAKMLASEASWYAADMCVQTHGGFGFAEEYDIERKFRETRLYQVAPISTNLILSHVATHALGLPKSF; the protein is encoded by the coding sequence ATGTCCGAAGCGCAGCCGCCGAGCTACCCTGAAATCCGCGAGGCGGTGCGCCGCCTGTGCGCCGATTTCCCCGGCGAATATTGGCAGCGCCTCGACCGCGACCGCATCTATCCGACCGAGTTCGTCCGCACGCTCACCGAAGCGGGTTTCCTCTCGGTCCTCATCCCCGAACAATATGGCGGCTCGGGCCTCGGCCTCGGCGCCGCGACCGCGGTGCTTGAGGAAATCCATCGGTCGGGTTGCAACGGCGGCGCGTGCCATGCGCAGATGTACACGATGGGGACGCTGCTCAAGCACGGGTCGGAGGCGCAGAAGCAGGCCTATCTGCCCGCGATCGCCAGCGGCGAGCTGCGCCTGCAGGCGTTCGGCGTGACCGAACCGACCGCGGGCACCGACACAACGCGCATCCGCACTTTCGCACGTAAGGTCGGCGACAACTATATCGTCAACGGACAGAAGATCTGGATCAGCCGCGCCGAGCATTCGGACCTGATGATCCTCCTCTGCCGCACCACGCCGCGCGAGGAATGCGCCAAGCCGTCGGACGGGATGAGCGTTCTGCTCGTCGACATGCGCAAAGCGCAAGGTAACGGCCTGACGATCCGTCCCGTGCGCACGATGCTCAACCATGCAACGACCGAGCTGTTCTTCGACGACCTCGAAGTCCCCGCCGCGAACCTGATCGGCGAGGAGGGCAAGGGCTTTCGCTATATCCTGTCGGGCATGAACGCCGAACGCATCCTGATCGCGTCCGAATGTATCGGCGACGGCCGCTTCTTCATCGACCGCGCCACCGTTTATGCCAAGGATCGCCAAGTGTTCGGCCGCGCGATCGGCACGAACCAGGGCATCCAGTTCCCGATCGCGCGTGCTTACGTCCAGATCGCCGCCGCCGCCGAAATGGTCGACAAGGCGGCACGGCTGTTCGACGCCGGGCAGGATGGCGGGACCGAGGCGAATATGGCGAAGATGCTCGCGTCCGAAGCGAGCTGGTACGCCGCCGACATGTGCGTCCAGACGCACGGCGGCTTCGGCTTTGCCGAGGAATATGACATCGAGCGCAAGTTCCGCGAGACGCGCCTCTATCAGGTCGCACCGATCAGCACGAATTTGATCCTGAGCCATGTCGCGACCCACGCGCTCGGCCTGCCCAAGAGCTTCTGA
- the hutU gene encoding urocanate hydratase, with product MTRLDNSRVIRPATGTEISAKSWLTEAPMRMLMNNLHPDVAEAPHELVVYGGIGRAARDWESYDRIVETLKRLEGDETLLIQSGKPVGVFRTHENAPRVLLANSNLVPEWANWDHFHELDKKGLMMYGQMTAGSWIYIGSQGIVQGTYETFVEMGRQHYGGSLAGRWLLTAGLGGMGGAQPLAAVMAGASCLAIECQPSRIEMRLRTGYLDKQASSIDEAIAMIEASHAEGTPVSVGLLGNAAEILPEIVRRGIRPDLLTDQTSAHDPVNGYLPAGWTLDEWFSKRESDPAAVAKAAKASMAVHVQAMLDLQAAGVPTTDYGNNIRQMAKDEGVENAFDFPGFVPAYVRPLFCRGIGPFRWVALSGDPEDIYKTDAKVKELLPDNKHLHNWLDMAREKIQFQGLPARICWVGLGDRHRLGLAFNAMVASGELKAPIVIGRDHLDSGSVASPNRETEAMRDGSDAVSDWPLLNALLNTASGATWVSLHHGGGVGMGYSQHSGMVIVADGTPEAAKRLERVLWNDPGTGVMRHADAGYDIAIDCAREKGLDLPSI from the coding sequence ATGACCCGCCTCGACAACAGCCGCGTGATCCGGCCGGCAACCGGGACCGAGATCAGCGCGAAGAGCTGGCTCACCGAAGCACCGATGCGGATGCTGATGAACAATCTGCACCCCGATGTCGCCGAAGCGCCGCACGAGCTCGTCGTCTATGGCGGCATCGGCCGCGCCGCGCGCGACTGGGAAAGCTATGACCGGATCGTCGAGACGCTGAAGCGGCTCGAAGGTGACGAGACCTTGCTCATCCAGTCGGGCAAGCCCGTCGGTGTCTTCCGCACCCACGAGAATGCGCCGCGCGTCCTGCTCGCCAATTCGAACCTCGTCCCCGAATGGGCGAACTGGGATCATTTCCACGAGCTCGATAAAAAGGGCCTGATGATGTACGGCCAGATGACCGCGGGCAGCTGGATCTATATCGGCAGCCAGGGCATCGTTCAGGGCACCTACGAAACCTTCGTCGAAATGGGCCGCCAGCATTATGGCGGCAGCCTTGCGGGCCGCTGGCTGCTCACTGCGGGGCTCGGCGGCATGGGCGGCGCGCAGCCGCTCGCCGCCGTGATGGCGGGCGCATCGTGCCTCGCGATCGAATGCCAGCCGAGCCGCATCGAAATGCGCCTGCGCACCGGCTATCTCGACAAGCAGGCGTCGAGCATCGACGAGGCGATCGCGATGATCGAAGCCAGCCATGCCGAGGGTACGCCCGTATCGGTCGGCCTGCTCGGCAACGCCGCCGAAATCCTGCCCGAGATCGTCCGCCGCGGCATCCGCCCCGACCTGCTCACCGACCAGACCTCGGCGCACGATCCGGTCAACGGCTACCTCCCCGCGGGCTGGACGCTCGACGAGTGGTTTTCGAAGCGCGAGAGCGACCCGGCCGCGGTCGCGAAGGCCGCGAAGGCGTCGATGGCGGTGCATGTCCAGGCGATGCTCGACCTGCAGGCCGCGGGCGTGCCGACGACCGATTATGGCAACAACATCCGCCAGATGGCGAAGGACGAAGGCGTCGAAAATGCGTTCGACTTCCCGGGCTTCGTCCCCGCCTATGTCCGCCCACTCTTCTGCCGCGGCATCGGCCCGTTCCGCTGGGTGGCGCTGTCGGGCGATCCCGAGGATATCTACAAGACGGACGCCAAGGTGAAGGAGCTGCTTCCCGACAACAAGCATCTCCACAACTGGCTCGATATGGCGCGCGAGAAGATCCAGTTTCAGGGCCTGCCCGCGCGCATCTGCTGGGTCGGGCTCGGCGATCGCCACCGGCTTGGTCTCGCGTTCAACGCGATGGTGGCGTCGGGCGAATTGAAAGCTCCCATCGTCATCGGCCGCGATCATCTGGACTCGGGCTCGGTCGCCTCGCCCAACCGCGAGACCGAGGCGATGCGCGACGGATCGGATGCCGTGTCCGACTGGCCTTTGCTCAACGCGCTGCTCAATACTGCATCGGGCGCGACCTGGGTGTCGCTGCACCACGGCGGCGGGGTCGGCATGGGCTATTCGCAGCACAGCGGCATGGTGATCGTCGCCGACGGCACCCCCGAAGCGGCGAAACGGCTCGAGCGCGTCTTGTGGAACGACCCCGGCACCGGCGTGATGCGCCACGCCGACGCGGGTTATGACATCGCGATCGACTGCGCGCGCGAGAAGGGCCTCGACCTGCCGAGCATCTAG